GTTGAAAACAAGTATATTTTCTAAAAGTATGTTTTAGAAATGTATGTAGATCAGATACAGCTATATACAAAAGTAAGCAAGGGGGTCAGGTTGGCAGTCCCCTCGCTGGGGAGGCAGGCTGTGGGGCGCGGAGCAGGTGGGCACAGCAAGCTCCTGTCAAGTTCCTAGTTTTCTCGTTGGGTGGTGAGTTTCTAACAACATTCTTataaacaaacaaagccccaaaacTACAAAGAGGGCTTTGCATGGATCTATTTTCAATAATGGGCCGCAAGCTGAGGTTTGTTGTTAACCCAATTCTGAGTACTTGAGCTCCCCCACCAAAGTGAGCAAAGTGCACAGGGGGAGAGACTGGTCAACTGTGTCTGTGCAGGGCTCAGAGAAGGTGACAGAGAGGGGCCTTGAATGGCAGGAGGAGAGCatcagccaggaggaaggggacaAGGTGGGGAAGGCATGTCTGCAGCCCAGGGAAAGACCAGAGGCTTGAATGTCACTTCAGACTCTGAGGATATGAGTTCTCGGCTCGCGGCAGCAGCACAGGgagtggagggaggtgggagTTTCGAGGGGTTTTGCTCTCCTTCACCTtctttctccctgtctcctcccccaggccaggcagaagctgggaggaggtgagaggcAGAGGGTGTTGGGAGCAGGTGGGGGCAGGAGTGGACGTGGGTGCTAGACTCTGAGCTGCGGCTCTGCCTCCTGGGAGGGCCGAGGCAGCCCTGTGTTTGCCAGGCCTGGGGTTTGTGACCATGAGGGCCCGAGGGCCCATGTTTTCTCAGGAGCTCAGACGCCTGGAAGAAAGACCGGCTAGCTCTGAACCCGGAGGTGATGGCTCTAGAGTCCATAAAGAACTTCATTCCCCTGCTGGACCCGGTGTCGCAGGACTTCGTCAGCCTCCTGCACAGGCGCATGGAGCAGCAGGGCTCCGGAAAGTTCTCTGGTCCCATCATTGAAGACCTGTTTCGCTTCGCCTTCGAGTGTAAGGGGCTTGCACCTACCTGGCCAAGGTCCTAGGGGTGGGAGAACTCAGAGTCCCACAATGAGACCTAACATGGACCCTGAAGAACTATCAGGATTGGCTTGTGGCATGAGCTGCTGGAAACATTCTCCACCATCAGCTACCTGGGAGGAGCTGCACACTCTCATCTGGCATTCATGCTGTGGGGGCAAGGGTCTCCAAAATGTAGGTCCCCATTGTCACTAATCTCCAAAACCCAGAGCTTGGCTCAGCCCTTCATTCCACACATCTCCCTTTCCTGGGACATAGCCCTCTGAGGTCGGGGAGCGGAGGGGTAGATTGGGTGGTTAATTTGAATTGGGTATTTGAGGATGTCTGGAGTTATCCCGATGGGGTAAGGAGGTGGGGTGGTATAGCCGGAGGggacagcacatgcaaaggccctgtggcttGATGGGGATCATGTGTTCAGTGCAGGAGATTTAGGATGCCCAGAGTTGTATGAAATCATCATTCAAATTTCTGACCCAGTATGTGGGAAAAACTTGGAGGTGTTGTGACTTTTTACGTCCAGCCACAGTGGGTCCAAGATGGTCATTTACTGGGGATTTAGTCTGCCAGTCTCCCATCTGACCTGTATCAGGAAGTATTTAGCCCGTTTGGTCAATGATAGATGAGAACTCTCTCTTCCCCTGAGGAAAGCCCAGAGGCTGCTTGGGATGCTGGTGGAAGGGGAGGCAGCCTGTgtcctctcccagctctgctggAGGCTATGCTTCCCACCCAAGGGATCCCTTTTCAGGGTCTTCCACATGCTCCTCTGCAGGACCTGAGTGGTTGCCAGAAGGGCAGTTCTCCTCAGCCCAGCAGTTTCAGCCCCTTGGgactcaggcctcagtttctttactgaAGAAATGAGGTTGGGCACAGATCCTACGGGTGTAGGGCGgggctgggagctgtggctctCAGAGGGCTGGGTTGGGAGGGGCtcctcagcctctgcctccccaTGCAGCCATCACCAACGTCATATTTGGGGAGCGCCTGGGGATGCTGGACGAGATAGTGGACCCTGAGGCCCAGCGCTTCATTGATGCCGTCTACAAGATGTTCCACACCAGCGTCCCCATGCTCAGCCTCCCCCCAGACCTGTTCCGTCTGTTCAGGACCAAGACCTGGAGGGACCATGTGGCCGCATGGGACACAGTTTTTAGTAAAGGTGAGGGCTGTACCCTGGGCAGCCAAGTCTGGGGGCCAGGAGAGCACTGTGTACCTCAGAGGGTGGAACACCAGCCCTGCGGGGGGCTgagggtagagagagagagacagctggaAGCCCCAGGCCTCAGCCTGCCTCTTTGTCCCAAGTTATGTCAGTGAGCACTGACTTGCCATGTAGGAAACGCAGCCCCTGGTGGGAAGGGATGGGTGTGAGGAAGGCCCTGGAACCCCTGGAAATGGTGGGCTGAAGGCCAGCTATTGGGAATGATTAGATTTTTCTGGAGAAAGAGGATCAAATTCCATCATATTCTTCCAAGGAGCCCCTGATCCCCAGAGGGTTAAGGACCAGTGTTTCAGACATGGCTGTGCCTGGTGACAGAGTAGGACTTTGGTGAGAGAGATTGGTAAGGCAGCGTGAGGAGGACTGATGGGAGTGTGGTGGCTATGTCAGACCTGGAGCCAAATCCAGACTCTGCCCCTGACACCCACATGACCTTGTGCAAGTCTCTACCCTCTCCGGGCTTCTGTCTCCTAAGCTGTAAGATCGGGAGGATATCACTTATCCCATACAGCTGTGGTCAAGAACTAAACGGAAGATAAGAAGCACTTAGCAGAGTATGTGCTCAGTAAAGTGGCAGCCTAGAAAGCCGAGGGGTCCTGAATCCCCACACCCTTGGTACAACCTCTCACCAAGGGTCAcgctccttccctcccacctgcAGAGCCCTcactctttccccttcctcctgccccacagCTGAACAATACACCGAGAAATTCTACCAGGACCTGAAACAGAAAAGACACTTCGACAGTTATCCAGGCATCTTCTACCGCCTCCTAGCAAGCAACAAGCTGCCCTTTAAGGACATCCAGGCCAACGTTACCGAGATGCTGGCGGGGGGCGTGGACACGGTGAGGTGGCTGAGGGGGAAAGCCTGTCCCTACCTGTGCTCCTGTGCCCCTTCCGCACCAGCCTGCCTCGCTGTTCGAAAACCTGCCCATGTGGGGTAGagctccctctcctgcctccatttCTTAGAAACTAATCTCCACGAAAGGTGAGGACAAGTCAGGTCACCCAGGGAGCATGCCTTGAGGCTGACCCGCCATTTTTGCTTTGCCTGTGAGAAAGGAGCGACTAGGTGCGGGTGGCGAGCCCAGGTTCTGCATGGGGTCTTTAAGGGGGATACCCTCCAGTCAGGGGTGGGGGACACAGCTCACTTGATTCAGGAAGGCGGGCAGGACCTCAGCAAAGCTGGGAGCCAGTGGAATTtgccctgggctctgccctcCAGGGGCTTTCATTCTGTCTTCCATCCTCTGGCTCCAGACCTCAGCCCCCCACGGTGCCCCTGATGCCAGAAGCCATCTTCTGTGGTGTCTCCCTCATGCCCTTTCCACAGCCAGTGTGATACCTCAGAAGCTTCTCTTCCTGAACGTCAAAACGTCTCTGTCATGTGTACCATTCCTTTTTCCAATATCTTACACTTCCCCATGCTACTGTGATAGTGAGGGTTAGTTATTTAGTGTTTATTGATTATTAGTTATGAAGGCACTGAGACTATAAGGATGAGTACAACAGACCTCAATGCCCCAAATGGCTCAGACAGAAAGACTGTGTGACTTTGCTGGGGCTGCGTAATGAAGCACCATACACTgggggccttaaacaacagaaatttattttctcacagttctggagctagaagtccgagatcaaagtgtcagtaaggttggtttcttctgaggcccctctccttggctcGTGGACTGCcgtcttctccctctgtcttcacatggtcttccctctgtgtgtgtctgtgtcctaagcTCCTCTTCAGATAAGGACACCAGCCCTGTGGGATTAGAGCCCACtcctatgacctcattttaccttcattacttctttaaaggccctctctccaaacacagtcacattgtgagttactaggggttaggacttcagaaTATGAATTTAGGGGGTGGGGCACAATTCAGCCATGACCGGGGGGCAACATGTGCCAGACGACCACCATGCTGTGCTACAGGGCTGGACGACCGGGCACGGACCAGGCACTGACAGCGCTGAGAAGAGGGAAGGGACTAGCGTGCCCTTGCAGGGCACAGAGAGCACTCCACAGGGGAGCTGACATTCAGCTTGTGTCTTGAAGGCTGTTGCcaggaggagacaggagaaggAACATTTCAGGACTAGGGAGAAGCGTGTGGCAGCCCCCGGCTCAATACCTTTCTTTCCCAGGTGTCATATTTACATTGTGTGCTAATGGAGGAGCTCTGGTCCCTGTGACATGCTGCACATGGAGCCTGTGAGCAATTTTAAACATAGTTCATTGTCAGTTATGTAGAAGAGCTCTCCAAAAATGCTCACCTGTACCAaagcagctattattattagGTAACATTTGTTAATAATGTACTATATGGCAGGCAAGGTCCTAAGTTTTTcacatgtgttaactcatttagtATTCACAAACAACACTATGAGGTATGTTACTATTACCCGcctttttcagatgaggaaactggggcacagtgaggttaagtaacttggtcaaggtcacacagctagtatctTAGTGGACTATCTTATTAAACAATTATCTCCTGAACACCCACTCTGTCAGGCCTTGGAGGTAGTGAGACAAATACACATATTTGATCCCAGCCTTGCAGCAGGAGTAGTAGGCAGGGGAAGGGAACTCTAGGAAGAAGAGACAGCGTAAGCAGATTTCTGGGCTTCAGGAGCTGTGTGTAGCTCAGTGTAGCTAGAGCGTTAGGTGCATGTTGgagagaggtggtggtggggctgggagcaggaggcAAGTGTTGGGGGGTCTGTGGGTCAGGCCAGAGCCTCTGGACTTGACCTGGGGGCTCCGGTGAGCCAGGCAAGGATTTCAAGCTGGGAAGCGACTGGATGGCATTTTCTCGTGATTGCCTCTgctgggaggaagaaggagagcaTCCAAGCGTCTTGGACGCAAATGTGATCCTTGGTGAGATGTGTCAGCAACCTGTGTCCCAGCCCTCAAAGGGAGGGCTGCTCTAGATGGGGCCCCAACACTGAGGAATCGGGGACTGTGAAGCTCGATGGGGGTCACTCACACCTCTGTCCCGGGCTAAGGGTCACGCCCTCTGGCTGATACCAAGATTACCTGGTTAGTCTCAGTGTATGCCACATGCTAATTGCAACACTGATGGAAAACAGGTCTGGCTGTTCTGGCTTCAGTATCTTTGTGCCTCACCTTATGCTATGCTGCGATGGGCTCATGCTAAGGTTTAGGGAAGTTCTACGGGGGAGAGGGCTGGTTGTTCAAAAGGAATGGCAGACATTCAGGAACGCAAACGTTACGGAAGTACCATCTGGCCTCTAAAAGCCTCTGGAGTCCTTTGGAAGGCGGCTTTGGCTGTGTAGGTGACCCTCTACTGGCTGGGGAGATGGGTGGGCTCTGGTGACATGAGGGACAAGTGCTGCCCCAAAACTTCCTGGCTGGGCAGCAAGAAAGGCTTCTTGGACAGTCGCCTTTtgaattgtgttttgttttcgTGGATGGTAGTCTCTGGCTACTGggatgagggtggggagaggttcttggaaatgaaaatttagCATGGGTCTAGGTACCCCAGGAGTGACAGGCCCTCCTGGTCTTCTGCACTCCCACACTGCCTGCCAGACGTCCATGACGCTGCAGTGGCACCTGTACGAGATAGCACGCAACCTAAGGGTACAGGAGATGCTGCGGGAGGAAGTCCTGGCTGCCCGGCGTCAGGCCCAGGGAGACACGAGCACGATGGTGCAGATGGTCCCACTGCTCAAAGCCAGCATCAAGGAGACCCTGAGGCAAGCCACTGCCCAGCCacgcctgccccaccccacccccaagatCCCTGGGCAGGGCCAGGGTGGTGGCTGGGGACAGGGTTACAAGGGTGGGCTGATGGAGGAGACTGGTAGCAGGAAGTGAGAAGTctggaggaggcagctgggaaTAGGGGGGAGGAAATAGAAGGCAGGTTCTGCCTCCAGATTCCCGCAGGGCGTTGCGGCTGGGGCTGAGAGGCCATGCTGGGTGTGGGGGCCTTGTCTAGGCGTTAGGGCATCAGCTTCTGAATGCCTTCCTCTGGCAGACTCCACCCCATCGCCGTGACTTTGCAGAGATACCCCCAAAACGACTTGGTTATTCGAGATTACATGATTCCTGCCAAGGTGGGTACAGCAGGGGGGCCGCCGGCTGTCAGGCAGACAGAGGCGGCTGGGGGCAGACTGCAACTGCATGGAGTGGTGGCAGTGGGGTACCTTTCTGTCCTGCCTTTCTCCCTGGAGCTGACTGGTTGGGTCTTCGGCAGCAGCGGTCCAAGTGTGAATGAAGGACAGGGGTGGTGGGCACAGTAGGTGATGGTCTCTGGAATGTGGCTGGAGCCCAGTGAAAGGAGGGAGACCCCATGGGCTTCCTGGGTCTTTTGGGGCCCTCTGGGGCTGAGGAAAGAGCAGGAGAGTTCCTTGGGCCATCCCCGGCCTCAATCATGCCCAGTTGATGGGTGAGGCTCAGGAAGGGGTAGGCCACGGCCTGTGCTGGATAGCTAGGCAGCCAGGctggggagtgggagtggggaagcTGGGTTATGCTCTGGGCTGTGAGGAGGTGAGGCCTACTCAGGCCTTTGCTTACCTTGTCCACAGACACTGGTGCAGGTGTCCATCTATACCATGGGCCAAGACCCCACCTTCTTCTCCAATCCGCGCCGTTTTGACCCGACCCGATGGCTGGATAAAAACAAGGACCTCACCCACTTCCGGAACCTGGGCTTTGGCTGGGGTGTGCGGCAGTGTTTGGGCCGGCGGATCGCCGAACTGGAGATGACCCTCTTCCTCATCCATGTGAGTCTAGCCTAGGGACATCTGGgcacctgggctggccctggccctAATGAAGGCACCGACTCTCCTACGCCCATCTCTGTCCAGAGCCCAGGGAGGGCAGGCCTGGGGACATCTGTCTCCTGGTacttgccctccccctcccccacaattctctgctgcctcctctttGGGGCTAATCTGCTCACCACCCATTGGTGCCCCCAGCCGTCTGCTCCCCAACAGTGGTGATGGGATGGGGTGCGGCGGGATAAGTTTCTGTAGACACTAAAGTGAAAGCCTGAAGCAAGGGGGCCAAGCACTCAGGTATGTTTTCAGGCACCGTGCAGGCTACACAGGAGCTGGCGGGACCTCTGGGAGCTCCTCAGATCACAGGCCTGGCCTCCagctgagggagcctggcccaGGGGGCACAgaccctccctgcctctcccctaaGCCCACCTCCCCCTTTCTCAGATTCTGGAGAACTTCAGAGTTGAAATCCAACATCTCAATGACGTGGACAGCACATTCGGCCTCATCCTGATACCTGAAAAGCCCATCTCCTTCACCTTCTGGCCCATCAcccgggccccaccccaggcGTGATCAGAGAGGTGGTGTGGGAAGGCCCGGAGGGTGGGGCCTGTGGAGGTGTCCGTGACCTCAGTCCTCAGTCCCTCTTCCCTGCTCCTTTCTGACCCGCTCTGACGGGTGGAGTTGGCCCTCAGTGGTCAACTGCCCCACTCAGCTGAGGCGTTTCCCCCTTCCCCCTCTTTGCCCACCCCATGACGGCAATAAACAGCTGAACTTTGTGAAGCATCTTCATTTCCATCTGACCTCTATGGTCTCCACTGCCCCTGTGGAGATGCTCCCTGAGCCGCGTCAACAAGGGATCTGAGCATGCACAGGGGACCCGAGGCAGTCGTATTGAAGCCATTTCTGCTGGGACCCCCACCCCCGACAGCAGCTTCGGAGCCAGTAGCCTGGACCTCCCcgctgctggggctgggggtgaggcaGAGCAGGGGGGCCACTGCCACCGTGCAGCAGGCAGCAGGTGGAAGGACAGAGGACCTGGCGGGTTCTGCTGAGAGAACAGGGCGGCCTGCGAGGGGTGGGCCAGTCTTGGCTTTTGGGCAGGCCCACCTATCAGGGGTGAGGCTCATGCAGGGAGTTCCCTGTGGGGTCAGGAGGACTTCCTGCCAAGGTCCAGACAGAGTCTCGGGCACCGCCAGGGCGGGGGCCTGTGGGTGAGGGGCTGGTATGAGGTGGCTGACTCAGGGACGAGAGGCCAGCATGCTTCCTCCACCCTGCCGGACCCTTCTCTCTGGGATTCCCCAGTCCTCAGCTTCCTGCCCCAGGGGAGATACCCCCTTGTCCAGGCtctgggcaggaggcagggagactgcGGCAGAGTCTCTGGTGTGTTATTTGGCTACCTCACACCCATCCCAATTTAAGCCCCCTTAATCCCCTCTGAACCCCATAACTCCTGTCTCAATCAGGTGCCTGGTCCTTCCTGGTCCTCGGCTACCCAAGTCCACGTCCTGCAGGCAGACAGGGATCTAGGCCCACCCAGCCAGCTTGGCCTCTTCAACCAGGATCAGCAGGTTCTGAGTTCACTCTTGGAGCCTTTCTGCTTTTCCCTATCACACAATCCTCTTCCttgtcatctttctctctccttcctgcttcccttctcttcttcaggcctgagtcatctttgactcagaaattttagagctggaaagggCCTTACCATCAAAGAAGTCAAGCTCTGCATggaacagatggggaaactgaagcccagagaagttatttgagtcacccaaggtcacacagcatgccTATAGCTAGAACCCAGGCAACCTGACTCTCAGTGGAGGGTCCTTCTCCTGGCCCCATCTGCTTTCCTGTCCCTGGCTACATTTGGACACAACACTGCCAGCTCAGCCTAGCCCTGGTTAACGGGGCACTTCACACTAATATGCAACTGATTGCCACAGGCAGGCTTCAAGTCTTCCCCTTCTCAAGAAACAGATAAACCAAATTTGAAAGAATGGATTTCAGATGTGAT
This is a stretch of genomic DNA from Equus caballus isolate H_3958 breed thoroughbred chromosome 1, TB-T2T, whole genome shotgun sequence. It encodes these proteins:
- the CYP11A1 gene encoding cholesterol side-chain cleavage enzyme, mitochondrial isoform X1; translation: MLVRGLPLRSVLVKGCQPLLSAPREGPGHPRVPTGEGAGMSSHSPRPFKEIPSPGDNGWINLYHFWREKGPKKLHYHHFQNFQKYGPIYREKLGNVESVYIVDPEDVALLFKFEGPHPERFLIPPWTAYHQYFQKPVGVLFKSSDAWKKDRLALNPEVMALESIKNFIPLLDPVSQDFVSLLHRRMEQQGSGKFSGPIIEDLFRFAFESITNVIFGERLGMLDEIVDPEAQRFIDAVYKMFHTSVPMLSLPPDLFRLFRTKTWRDHVAAWDTVFSKAEQYTEKFYQDLKQKRHFDSYPGIFYRLLASNKLPFKDIQANVTEMLAGGVDTTLVQVSIYTMGQDPTFFSNPRRFDPTRWLDKNKDLTHFRNLGFGWGVRQCLGRRIAELEMTLFLIHILENFRVEIQHLNDVDSTFGLILIPEKPISFTFWPITRAPPQA
- the CYP11A1 gene encoding cholesterol side-chain cleavage enzyme, mitochondrial precursor (The RefSeq protein has 2 substitutions compared to this genomic sequence) encodes the protein MLVRGLPLRSVLVKGCQPLLSAPREGPGHPRVPTGEGAGMSSHSPRPFKEIPSPGDNGWINLYHFWREKGPKKLHYHHFQNFQKYGPIYREKLGNVESVYIVDPEDVALLFKFEGPHPERFLIPPWTAYHQYFQKPVGVLFKSSDAWKKDRLALNPEVMALESIKNFIPLLDPVSQDFVSLLHRRMEQQGSGKFSGPIIEDLFRFAFESITNVIFGERQGMLDEIVDPEAQRFIDAVYKMFHTSVPMLSLPPDLFRLFRTKTWRDHVAAWDTVFSKAEQYTEKFYQDLKQKRHFDSYPGIFYRLLASNKLPFKDIQANVTEMLAGGVDTTSMSLQWHLYEIARNLRVQEMLREEVLAARRQAQGDTSTMVQMVPLLKASIKETLRLHPIAVTLQRYPQNDLVIRDYMIPAKTLVQVSIYTMGQDPTFFSNPRRFDPTRWLDKNKDLTHFRNLGFGWGVRQCLGRRIAELEMTLFLIHILENFRVEIQHLNDVDSTFGLILIPEKPISFTFWPITRAPPQA